A window of Oncorhynchus tshawytscha isolate Ot180627B linkage group LG10, Otsh_v2.0, whole genome shotgun sequence contains these coding sequences:
- the LOC112261139 gene encoding SH2 domain-containing protein 1A-like, whose protein sequence is MARKGDSGAHLQSFTLMEPESESALVRSIYYGKIGKGKTERLLERHGREGSFLLRDSESLQGMYCLCVRKTPYVHTYRIHHSSEGWTLQLSPGQMLQCFRTLEKLIENCREGVGADSIPPLTHPLDKTQLRDERLRSETAYMEM, encoded by the exons ATGGCACGCAAGGGTGACAGTGGTGCTCATCTCCAAAGTTTCACGCTCATGGAGCCGGAGAGTGAGAGCGCGCTGGTCCGGTCTATTTACTACGGTAAAATCGGTAAGGGGAAAACGGAAAGGTTGCTGGAGAGGCATGGTAGAGAGGGGAGCTTTCTCCTGCGGGACAGTGAGAGTCTGCAGGGAATGTATTGCCTCTGCGTGAG AAAGACACCGTACGTCCACACTTACAGAATCCACCACTCCTCTGAAGGATGGACACTTCAG ttatctCCTGGGCAGATGCTGCAGTGTTTCAGGACTCTGGAGAAGCTGATAGAGAACTGCAGAGAGGGGGTCGGTGCTGACAGCATACCTCCGCTCACACACCCCCTGGACAAAACACAGCTGAGAGACGAGAGGCTGCGGAGCG AGACGGCctatatggaaatgtga